Proteins co-encoded in one Cercospora beticola chromosome 7, complete sequence genomic window:
- a CDS encoding uncharacterized protein (BUSCO:EOG09262I5I), with product MVLAKSKNAVGLGNSLMNDRFGKGKNTNMHKGSARQKNDGSIVRKDQNGVEYVTNSRKEAEWVKMRSVTEQGALDEFLSTAELAGTDFTAEKLNNVKIIHTDQKNPYLLSAAEERGVLRKQNAKRARLTVPRRPKWDKDTTAMELDARERESLLEWRRGLAEVQEVDDLLMTPFERNLEVWRQLWRVVERSDLVVQIVDARNPLLYRCEDLEKYVKELDGGKKRNLLLINKADMMTLEQRRLWAEYFHAKGIAFRFFSAELAKEMNEARAGSEGDESSDAEEEDDDSSDELDEDDVEEEIDPEADVDELAKQAQKIRVQDQQDDEEEWSDEESVDEPYPIPEPPQQQMSIEEQTRILTTDDLEALFLQHSPAAPKDKDAVTRKTAIGLVGYPNVGKSSTINALLGAKKVSVSATPGKTKHFQTLHLSDKVILCDCPGLVFPNFATTKAELVLAGVLPIDQLREYTGPAGLLAQRIPQHYLEALYGMKIITRPLEEGGTGLQTGEEVLRSFARARGFWTQGLGQPDEARAARTVLKDYVKGKLLFCHPPPEPQMDPKHFNRELYDLAHLPQKRRARLAAQDITSIAGTEDVSLMDEASELSSMPHVMGKKGAGLDKEFFKAGQGSGNVVRPFHYKYSQQGKEMSGRKLKEMTALENNIDPADLKLSKKHGKANKRAQKKVRAPGVAAYDEGHAG from the coding sequence ATGGTCCTAGCAAAGAGCAAGAATGCCGTCGGGCTCGGCAACAGCCTCATGAACGATCGTTTCGGGAAAGGAAAGAACACCAACATGCACAAGGGCAGTGCGCGGCAAAAGAATGACGGCAGTATTGTGCGCAAGGACCAGAATGGAGTCGAATATGTCACCAACTCGCGGAAGGAGGCTGAATGGGTCAAGATGCGCTCGGTCACGGAGCAAGGCGCTCTCGACGAGTTCTTGAGCACGGCAGAATTGGCTGGCACGGATTTCACGGCGGAGAAGTTGAACAATGTCAAGATCATCCATACTGATCAAAAGAACCCATACTTGCTGAGTGCAGCGGAAGAGAGAGGTGTGCTGAGAAAGCAGAATGCCAAGCGGGCACGCTTGACAGTTCCACGACGACCGAAATGGGATAAGGACACCACCGCAATGGAGTTGGACGCGCGCGAGAGGGAAAGCCTGCTGGAATGGAGGCGAGGACTGGCCGAGGTCCAAGAAGTCGATGATTTACTCATGACACCCTTCGAGCGAAATTTGGAAGTGTGGCGGCAGCTGTGGCGCGTTGTGGAACGATCAGACTTGGTCGTTCAAATTGTGGATGCGCGAAACCCATTGCTGTATCGCTGCGAGGATCTCGAAAAATATGTGAAAGAGCTGGATGGTGGAAAGAAACGAAACTTGTTGTTGATCAACAAGGCAGATATGATGACACTTGAGCAGAGGAGATTATGGGCAGAGTACTTTCATGCCAAGGGGATTgctttccgcttcttctcggctgAATTGGCAAAGGAGATGAACGAGGCCAGAGCTGGATCAGAAGGAGACGAGAGCTcagatgctgaagaagaggatgatgactCTTCAGATGAGctagatgaggacgacgtcgaagaagagattgaCCCCGAGGCCGATGTCGACGAGCTCGCAAAGCAAGCACAGAAGATAAGGGTGCAAGATCAacaagacgacgaggaggaatggTCAGATGAGGAAAGTGTGGACGAACCGTATCCGATCCCGGAgccgccgcaacagcagatgTCCATTGAAGAACAGACCCGCATCTTGACCACAGACGATCTCGAAGCACTCTTCCTACAGCactcgccagcagcaccgaAAGACAAGGATGCTGTGACACGAAAGACGGCCATCGGACTTGTAGGATATCCGAACGTGGGAAAGTCGTCTACAATCAACGCCCTTCTTGGCGCGAAGAAAGTTTCGGTTTCTGCCACCCCTGGAAAGACGAAGCATTTTCAAACTCTTCACTTATCCGACAAGGTGATATTGTGTGATTGTCCAGGTCTCGTGTTCCCCAATTTTGCCACTACGAAAGCAGAGCTCGTTCTCGCTGGTGTTCTGCCAATTGATCAACTCCGAGAGTACACAGGACCTGCTGGATTGTTGGCCCAGCGCATCCCTCAGCATTACCTGGAGGCGCTATATGGTATGAAGATTATAACCAGACCACTGGAAGAAGGAGGAACTGGACTGCAGACGGGCGAGGAAGTTCTTCGATCTTTCGCGAGGGCTCGAGGGTTCTGGACACAAGGTCTCGGACAGCCTGATGAGGCTCGCGCTGCGCGGACAGTATTGAAAGACTATGTAAAGGGCAAGCTACTATTCTGCCACCCACCTCCGGAGCCACAAATGGACCCGAAGCACTTCAATCGCGAGCTGTACGACTTGGCGCATTTGCCTCAAAAGCGCCGAGCACGACTGGCAGCACAGGATATCACATCCATCGCCGGAACCGAAGACGTATCTTTGATGGACGAGGCGAGTGAGCTGTCATCTATGCCCCATGTGATGGGCAAGAAGGGTGCTGGCCTCGACAAGGAGTTCTTCAAAGCTGGGCAAGGTAGCGGAAATGTCGTGAGGCCTTTCCACTACAAGTACTCGCAGCAAGGGAAAGAGATGTCAGGGAGAAAGTTGAAGGAGATGACGGCGCTGGAGAACAACATCGATCCAGCAGATCTGAAACTGAGCAAGAAGCATGGCAAGGCAAACAAGAGAGCACAGAAGAAGGTCAGAGCGCCCGGTGTAGCGGCGTATGATGAGGGACATGCTGGTTAG
- the CBF5 gene encoding centromere/microtubule-binding protein cbf5 (BUSCO:EOG0926273Q), translating to MSLVKVKKVEEEDEQIIKPEAVAPNLNASDWPLLLKNWDQLLVRTGHFTPIPNGCAPLKRDLKSYISSGVINLDKPSNPSSHEVVAWLKRMLRVDRTGHSGTLDPKVTGCLIVCIDRATRLVKSQQGAGKEYVAVLRLHDKLPGGEAQLARALETLTGALFQRPPLISAVKRQLRIRTIHESKLLEFDNDRQLAVFWVSCEAGTYIRTLCVHLGLLLGVGGHMQELRRVRSGAMKEDDTMVTLHDCLDAQWLYDNQRDESYLRRVIKPLETLLTTYKRIVVKDSAVNAVCYGAKLMIPGLLRYEAGIEVYEEVVLMTTKGEAIALAIAQMSTVELSSCDHGVVAKVKRCIMERDLYPRRWGMGPVATEKKKLKESGKLDKYGRTNEQTPAQWKQEYKDFNEQNAVNGTSGTTEQQAAEGAPAKEGITGKVKELPSKQDIEMADAVNPATGKDEDEEKAEKKAKKEKKRKHEGETPEEKAARKAKKAAKKEKRKSTATAGSDDSD from the exons ATGTCGttggtgaaggtgaagaaggtggaagaggaggacgagcaGATCATCAAGCCAGAGGCTGTCGCGCCAAATCTCAACGCCTCAGACTGGCCTCTGCTGCTCAAGAACTGGGATCAAC TCCTCGTCCGAACTGGCCACTTCACACCCATTCCGAACGGCTGCGCACCTCTCAAGCGCGACCTCAAATCGTACATCTCATCCGGTGTCATCAACCTCGATAAGCCCTCGAACCCATCCTCGCACGAAGTCGTAGCATGGCTCAAGCGCATGCTGCGCGTTGACCGCACTGGTCACTCTGGTACCCTCGATCCAAAGGTCACAGGATGCCTCATCGTCTGTATCGATCGCGCCACGAGGCTTGTGAAGAGTCAGCAGGGTGCTGGTAAGGAGTATGTGGCAGTGCTGAGACTGCACGACAAGCTGCCAGGAGGCGAGGCACAGCTTGCGCGCGCGTTGGAGACGTTGACTGGTGCGCTCTTCCAGCGTCCACCGCTCATCTCTGCCGTCAAGCGTCAGTTGCGTATCCGAACAATCCACGAGAGCAAGCTGCTTGAGTTCGACAATGATCGTCAGCTTGCTGTATTCTGGGTTTCCTGCGAGGCCGGAACCTACATCCGAACACTCTGTGTGCATCTCGGTCTCCTCCTCGGAGTGGGTGGCCACATGCAAGAGCTGCGTCGTGTGAGATCAGGAGCCATGAAGGAGGATGACACTATGGTCACCCTTCACGACTGTCTGGACGCACAATGGCTCTACGACAACCAGCGCGACGAGTCGTACCTTCGCAGAGTCATCAAGCCACTCGAGACGCTTCTCACTACCTACAAGCGTATCGTGGTCAAGGACAGCGCCGTCAATGCTGTTTGCTACGGTGCGAAGTTGATGATTCCTGGTCTCCTTAGATATGAGGCCGGTATCGAGGTCTACGAGGAAGTCGTTCTCATGACGACAAAGGGCGAGGCTATTGCACTCGCCATTGCACAGATGAGCACCGTCGAGCTTTCATCATGCGATCACGGTGTCGTTGCCAAGGTCAAACGCTGCATCATGGAGCGTGATCTCTACCCTAGAAGATGGGGCATGGGTCCAGTTGcaaccgagaagaagaagctgaaggagagTGGCAAGCTCGACAAGTATGGACGTACTAACGAGCAGACTCCAGCTCAATGGAAGCAAGAATACAAGGACTTCAACGAGCAGAACGCCGTGAATGGCACCTCGGGTACCACAGAACAACAGGCTGCAGAAGGCGCTCCAGCAAAGGAGGGCATCACTGGCAAGGTCAAGGAGCTTCCTTCGAAACAGGACATTGAGATGGCTGACGCTGTCAACCCTGCCACCGgaaaggacgaagacgaggagaaggccgagaagaaggccaagaaggagaagaagcgaaaACACGAGGGCGAGACACCAGAAGAGAAGGCCGCCCGCAAAGCAAAGAAGGCagccaagaaggagaagcgaaAGTCGACGGCGACTGCCGGTagcgacgacagcgactga
- a CDS encoding uncharacterized protein (BUSCO:EOG09261I0F) has product MASMHSSIRPNTYLFLRLPSEMLKLVEIKLNTIIEVGKLGSFPSNLLLGRPYHHTYEILEKRDGEAYSRLRIVPQADLNAEAGLDEPSPSESRAEPGTPNGTTSLPDGYELLGEDGSILMKNNRLTVDDATRQTLTHAEIEELKKSAGAKEVIEKILASHTGLDEKTVFSKAKYMLRKNKKYLKRFTVLPMDLGNLIDYITDKEPPRIMDMREEALGLITAWSHAHYSRTDGLPDQKDNGTAYGRWLVAEDTGGLIVAALAERMGILYPPQSKEAAKETEEHTLSVNGNADKSTDASAPTKSQTVHRDYPAPASSNSITLVHPAVQPNVSILKYFGYDTSNPTGSPDQAEHPLHTHFKSLSWLQLLQPEEDPLYTEPERQSEEVLASWKSGKRGTYFKKRRRWERCKSIVDEARQGEFDGLVVASPMDPVSILEHGVPLIRGGGHLVMYSPTIEPLVQVIDLYSKERRAAYIAHLARDELPDADDFPVDPRLLLAPSIQTSRVRDWQVLPGRTHPLMTSRGGAEGYVLTARRVIPLAGGVDARGNFYGKKRKTNATIPAVTTADPSGDVSTASVDALVEATAAAPTPV; this is encoded by the exons ATGGCGTCCATGCACTCGAGCATTCGACCCAACACGTATCTCTTCTTGCGACTGCCTAGTGAGATGCTGAAACTGGTCGAGATCAAGCTTAACAC GATCATCGAGGTTGGCAAACTAGGCTCTTTTCCCTCAAATTTACTACTCGGTCGCCCATACCACCACACATACGAGATTCTCGAGAAAAGAGATGGGGAGGCGTATTCCAGATTGAGAATTGTGCCGCAGGCAGACTTGAATGCTGAAGCGGGCTTGGACGAGCCTTCACCTTCGGAGTCAAGAGCAGAGCCAGGAACGCCCAATGGGACAACGAGCCTACCAGATGGCTACGAGCTGCTCGGTGAAGATGGGTCAATACTGATGAAAAACAACCGATTGACGGTCGACGATGCGACACGACAGACGCTCACACATGCTGAGATcgaggagctgaagaagtcggcGGGTGCAAAGGAGGTCATTGAGAAGATTCTGGCCAGCCACACTGGGCTGGATGAGAAGACAGTCTTCTCGAAAGCGAAATACATGCtgcgcaagaacaagaagtacCTGAAGAGGTTCACGGTGCTGCCAATGGACCTTGGGAATTTGATCGACTACATCACGGACAAGGAACCGCCTCGGATCATGGACATGCGCGAAGAAGCGCTAGGCTTGATCACTGCTTGGAGTCACGCGCACTATAGCAGAACCGATGGGCTTCCGGACCAGAAAGACAATGGCACAGCGTACGGACGATGGCTCGTCGCTGAAGACACTGGAGGTCTGATTGTGGCTGCTTTGGCAGAACGAATGGGCATTCTTTATCCACCACAATCGAAGGAAGCAGCGAAAGAGACCGAGGAGCACACACTGTCTGTGAATGGCAATGCAGACAAGTCAACCGACGCATCAGCACCGACTAAGAGTCAAACTGTACATCGCGACTATCCTGCGCCTGCATCGTCGAATTCCATAACGTTGGTGCATCCTGCTGTTCAGCCTAATGTCTCGATCCTCAAATATTTCGGTTACGACACGAGCAATCCCACAGGCTCTCCCGATCAAGCTGAACACCCTTTGCATACCCACTTCAAATCATTGTCCTGGCTACAGCTATTGCAGCCTGAAGAAGATCCTTTGTATACTGAGCCAGAACGCCAATCAGAAGAAGTGCTCGCGTCTTGGAAAAGTGGCAAACGAGGGACATATTTCAAGAAGCGTCGGCGATGGGAGCGGTGCAAGTCAATCGTGGACGAGGCCAGACAAGGAGAGTTCGACGGGCTTGTGGTAGCATCACCGATGGACCCAGTCAGCATTCTTGAGCATGGTGTGCCACTAATACGTGGCGGCGGACATCTAGTCATGTACAGCCCGACCATCGAGCCTCTCGTGCAGGTCATCGATCTCTACTCCAAAGAGCGACGAGCAGCATACATTGCGCATCTCGCTAGGGATGAGCTGCCAGACGCAGACGACTTTCCAGTAGACCCACGCCTCCTCCTTGCTCCATCAATACAGACCAGTCGTGTGCGAGATTGGCAGGTATTACCTGGCCGGACGCATCCTCTCATGACAAGCCGAGGCGGAGCGGAAGGCTACGTACTCACGGCAAGGAGGGTGATTCCTCTAGCAGGTGGTGTCGATGCACGAGGCAACTTCTACGGGAAGAAACGAAAAACGAATGCAACAATCCCGGCTGTCACTACTGCTGACCCCAGTGGGGATGTCAGCACGGCGTCGGTGGATGCTCTTGTGGAAGCTACGGCAGCCGCGCCTACACCAGTATAG
- a CDS encoding uncharacterized protein (BUSCO:EOG09262VVF): protein MPRQRPFSKQNAIKLDLVHRAQNDPLIHDENAPSMVLVERGQSRRPTEDDYAYSAAGSVYSGASFKSYRSQKTKQRGELESEFGDNVRKNEGEAAQHGVFYDDTQYDYMQHMRDLGGMGSQWVEAKQPDDKKKGKQKLEDMLADSLHLDDASSVASSTTSSIARSLFPEEILPSEFVTKRTYQDQQDVPDDIAGFQPDMDPRLREVLEALEDEEYVDDDEDIFGELTRDGYEVERDEWEGAVEQSFDDDGWESDDTIKAPASPREMPRELRLPDGVELGDGEIALPPEDPQAQPTADPAAGGWDFMKEHKATKKVAKAEAPEPSFNNASLISSLASGRHKKRKGAMTNPSTYSMSSSALVRKDALRTLDERFDKMENDYSLAEFPEDEEDAYNADTQSMASGMSGMTGMSSASRVSKAYSTASGMSGVSGISSYSRANDEEAPKLVRSDFDGMMDDFLSSHNKAGKYGQRVRRGAPKNGMEQLDEIRSGLGPARFGSKTKPKSHVPVKIG, encoded by the coding sequence ATGCCTCGCCAGCGCCCCTTCTCCAAGCAGAATGCGATCAAACTCGACTTGGTCCATCGTGCCCAAAATGACCCGCTCATCCACGACGAAAATGCTCCATCCATGGTCCTCGTGGAGCGAGGTCAGTCACGGCGGCCTACGGAAGACGACTATGCATACTCCGCTGCAGGCTCCGTGTACTCGGGCGCTTCGTTCAAATCGTACAGATcgcagaagacgaagcagCGAGGGGAGTTGGAAAGCGAGTTTGGCGACAATGTGAGGAAGAACGAAGGAGAGGCAGCACAGCACGGAGTCTTCTACGACGATACCCAATACGACTATATGCAACATATGCGAGATCTGGGCGGAATGGGCAGTCAATGGGTTGAAGCGAAGCAGCCAgatgacaagaagaagggaaagCAGAAGTTGGAGGACATGCTGGCAGACAGTCTGCACTTGGACGACGCGAGCAGTGTTGCGAGTAGCACTACGAGCAGCATTGCACGCAGTCTGTTCCCCGAGGAGATTCTTCCCAGCGAGTTTGTGACGAAGCGAACGTACCAAGATCAGCAGGATGTGCCGGACGACATAGCAGGCTTCCAGCCTGACATGGACCCACGATTGCGGGAAGTTCTGGAGGCcttggaggatgaagagtatgtggatgacgatgaggacatcTTTGGCGAGCTCACAAGAGACGGGTATGAGGTGGAACGGGACGAGTGGGAGGGAGCAGTGGAGCAATCGTTTGACGACGATGGCTGGGAGAGTGACGATACCATCAAAGCGCCTGCCAGTCCGCGAGAAATGCCCCGCGAACTACGGCTGCCCGATGGGGTGGAGTTGGGAGATGGAGAAATCGCTCTGCCTCCTGAAGATCCGCAGGCCCAGCCCACAGCGGACCCGGCAGCTGGCGGTTGGGATTTCATGAAAGAGCATAAAGCTACCAAGAAGGTAGCGAAAGCTGAAGCACCAGAACCTTCCTTCAACAACGCCTCTCTGATCTCTTCCCTTGCTAGCGGCAGgcacaagaagaggaaaggcGCCATGACCAACCCAAGCACATACTCCATGTCCTCGTCAGCTCTCGTCCGGAAAGATGCCCTACGAACGCTCGATGAGCGCTTCGACAAGATGGAGAATGACTATAGTCTGGCTGAGTTCcccgaggatgaagaagatgcgtACAATGCCGACACGCAATCGATGGCATCGGGTATGTCCGGAATGACTGGTATGTCCTCTGCCTCTCGAGTAAGTAAGGCGTACAGCACGGCCTCTGGCATGAGTGGTGTAAGCGGGATTTCCAGCTACTCGCGTGCCAACGACGAAGAGGCGCCCAAGCTGGTGCGGTCCGACTTCGACGGCATGATGGACGACTTTCTCAGCTCGCACAACAAGGCCGGCAAGTATGGCCAGAGAGTGAGGAGAGGTGCGCCAAAAAATGGCATGGAGCAGCTCGACGAGATCCGGTCTGGTCTTGGTCCGGCAAGATTCGGCAGCAAGACGAAACCGAAGAGCCACGTTCCAGTAAAGATCGGTTGA
- a CDS encoding uncharacterized protein (BUSCO:EOG09260WCZ), giving the protein MSAGSIGGALDIQSRRGSAVRETSQNAISTLLQPPIVRTGLLPHTAAQAAATGFKAPTTKDIPPVTLTNVPHVPPENFREYLNRIGPLFESFQRGRAEAEQPAWLKKDKDLEKAEALERRLSRQDGSAPPTPIITRQSSTGALSPVESPGPPRRRSSAQFRRNRNEPTPLSTIPNVYFDEDFHLENPRTFDVVSERSEIVRPPPGSQPTPAANGAAQLPRKTLANNAILQEKLSWYMDTVEVHLINSISTASSGFFAALGSLKELQTEAEQSVAKIQGLREDLKKLDQEVAVSGLEVAAKRRRRENVRKLRRATAQVQDVVENVKRADELVDRGAYDEAADQMDRVGRLVCGQQEPGQEQQELLDLRPLKALQGLDSGLQELQLRIGTGFAQRFTAILIDDLRQHVQKVPNSHTLKRWSRQRGIPPTYMETDEKFRKDLLSALTGLARVGHTAPASSKYRDDVNKEVKAIIRRFMPSSSDDDADSMVSTSTTMSRGGGKRSQQEKSLVLARNLKALDPEDAEKLLINVYTSIGEALRRVSTQTKILLDVTSSMDAPEAKSPISPSGSSQQPILDGKLANGTASETPATVQEQLSQALDMSSLLGQAVDTAQSQITRVLKVRNEQTIRLPKALFLRYFTLNRLFADECEAISGRGGTALKGIINAQISGFVQVLGTSETERIANVLDSDNWNAEDFSDKQSELLQRILASMTKDPPEWLQSTATIWEDYAPATAQTNGISAGESASGTTVNGTAAIAGKAATAKPAYIDETRFILVSSASSLLESIDIFLSLTAAIPSMTQQIATSLLEVLRTFNSRTNQLILGAGATKIAGLKNITTKHLALASQALSFVIALIPYMRECVRRHLPSGQGSILADFDKTKRLYQEHQSGIHDKLVDIMASRSTSHVKAMSNIDFDATAPEDRPNAYMETLTKETATLHRVLSRHLSEIDVSLIMRQIFTAYKEQWTKAFGDVDVRTSAGGKRLLRDAEALEARLGKLDGFEAIGKELVAVVKAKVSVEFDMEEEAKKEKEAKKVPEVSEIKTNGEAKAEEKKAENADVAVEQDKK; this is encoded by the coding sequence AAACGTCCCAAAATGCCATATCGACGTTGCTGCAACCGCCTATAGTGCGCACCGGTCTTCTTCCACATACAGCGGCCCAAGCAGCCGCGACGGGCTTCAAAGCACCCACGACGAAGGATATTCCTCCTGTAACGTTGACAAATGTGCCTCACGTGCCACCGGAGAACTTTCGTGAATATTTAAATCGCATCGGGCCACTGTTCGAGAGCTTCCAGAGAGGAAGggcagaagcagagcagcCAGCATGgttgaagaaggacaaggatCTGGAGAAAGCGGAAGCATTAGAGAGGAGGCTGAGCAGGCAAGATGGTTCGGCACCCCCCACACCCATCATCACGAGGCAGAGCTCTACCGGCGCACTGTCTCCCGTAGAATCACCAGGCCCTCCTCGAAGGAGGTCATCAGCACAGTTCAGGCGAAATCGCAACGAGCCCACACCCTTGTCTACGATACCGAACGTATATTTCGACGAAGACTTTCACCTCGAAAATCCTAGGACATTCGATGTTGTTTCAGAGCGCTCAGAGATTGTGCGGCCTCCGCCAGGCTCGCAACCGACTCCTGCTGCGAATGGTGCCGCACAACTGCCTCGAAAGACCCTCGCCAATAATGCTATTCTGCAGGAGAAGCTCAGTTGGTACATGGATACCGTCGAGGTGCATCTCATTAACAGCATTAGTACGGCGAGTTCTGGTTTCTTCGCTGCTCTGGGCTCTTTGAAGGAGCTTCAGACGGAAGCAGAGCAAAGCGTAGCCAAGATTCAGGGATTGCGCGAGGATCTCAAGAAGTTGGATCAAGAGGTTGCGGTCTCTGGGCTGGAGGTCGCGGCAAAGCGGAGGCGGCGAGAGAACGTCCGAAAGCTGAGAAGAGCCACGGCTCAAGTGCAAGACGTGGTGGAGAACGTGAAGAGGGCAGATGAGCTGGTTGATCGTGGTGCATATGACGAGGCTGCAGATCAGATGGATCGTGTTGGAAGACTAGTATGCGGACAACAGGAACCcgggcaagagcagcaggagctcTTGGATCTGCGTCCGCTGAAAGCACTGCAGGGGCTGGACTCTGGTCTTCAAGAATTGCAATTGCGGATAGGCACCGGTTTTGCACAGCGCTTCACGGCAATTTTGATCGACGATCTACGGCAGCATGTCCAGAAAGTGCCCAACAGCCATACTCTGAAACGATGGTCGCGACAGCGAGGCATCCCACCCACGTACATGGAGACGGACGAGAAATTCCGCAAAGATCTCTTATCGGCGTTGACCGGGCTAGCGCGTGTCGGGCATACCGCACCAGCAAGTTCCAAGTACCGAGACGACGTTAACAAGGAGGTCAAAGCCATCATCCGAAGATTTATGCCCAGCAGCAGTGACGACGACGCAGACAGCATGGTTTCGACGTCCACTACAATGTCAAGAGGCGGAGGGAAGCGCAGTCAGCAGGAGAAGAGTCTTGTCCTTGCTCGTAACTTAAAAGCTCTGGACCCCGAAGACGCAGAGAAGCTATTGATCAATGTATACACATCAATAGGGGAAGCGCTTCGAAGAGTATCAACTCAGACGAAAATTCTGCTGGACGTCACAAGCAGCATGGACGCTCCGGAGGCCAAGTCTCCAATCTCACCTTCAGGCTCATCGCAACAGCCCATTCTGGACGGGAAGCTTGCCAATGGCACTGCGTCAGAGACTCCAGCCACGGTACAGGAACAGCTGTCACAAGCTCTCGATATGTCTAGTCTGCTGGGACAAGCCGTAGACACCGCCCAATCGCAAATCACAAGGGTCCTAAAAGTCCGTAATGAACAGACGATTCGGTTGCCTAAGGCCTTGTTCCTGCGATACTTCACGCTGAACCGGCTGTTCGCCGACGAATGTGAGGCTATAAGTGGTAGGGGTGGTACTGCATTGAAAGGCATCATCAACGCGCAGATCTCTGGATTCGTCCAAGTGCTGGGGACTTCGGAGACTGAACGTATCGCTAATGTACTGGACAGCGACAACTGGAATGCAGAGGACTTTAGTGATAAGCAGAGCGAGCTTCTGCAGCGGATACTTGCGTCCATGACTAAGGATCCTCCCGAGTGGCTGCAAAGCACAGCGACGATCTGGGAGGATTACGCTCCTGCTACAGCGCAGACTAATGGCATCAGTGCCGGTGAGTCTGCTTCTGGGACTACGGTGAACGGCACAGCTGCCATTGCTGGAAAAGCTGCAACCGCAAAGCCAGCCTACATCGACGAAACacgcttcatcctcgtctccAGTGCGTCTTCGCTCCTGGAAAGCATCGAcatcttcctctccctcacCGCTGCTATCCCTAGCATGACACAGCAGATTGCGACGTCGCTTCTGGAAGTGCTTCGAACATTTAACTCGAGAACGAACCAGCTTATCCTAGGTGCTGGTGCTACAAAAATCGCAGGCCTGAAGAACATCACCACCAAACATCTTGCGCTCGCATCTCAGGCTTTGAGCTTCGTAATTGCTCTCATACCATACATGCGTGAATGCGTGCGCCGGCATCTGCCTTCTGGTCAAGGCAGTATTTTGGCCGACTTCGACAAGACCAAGCGTCTGTATCAAGAACATCAGTCAGGCATACACGACAAGTTGGTGGATATCATGGCTTCTCGATCTACATCACACGTCAAAGCCATGTCCAacatcgacttcgatgcaACTGCTCCTGAAGACAGACCAAATGCATATATGGAGACTCTGACCAAGGAGACTGCAACGCTGCATAGGGTGCTCTCGAGACATCTATCAGAGATCGACGTGAGTTTGATCATGCGACAGATCTTTACCGCGTACAAAGAGCAGTGGACAAAGGCCTTCGGTGACGTGGACGTCAGGACTTCGGCGGGTGGGAAgaggcttcttcgagatgcAGAAGCTCTCGAGGCACGACTTGGGAAGCTTGATGGCTTCGAAGCTATTGGAAAGGAACTCGTTGCTGTGGTAAAAGCTAAAGTCTCTGTTGAGTTCGatatggaggaggaggcgaagaaAGAAAAGGAGGCAAAGAAGGTACCCGAAGTCTCTGAGATCAAGACAAATGGCGAAGCCAAGgctgaagagaagaaggcagagaaCGCCGATGTAGCTGTTGAGCAGGAcaagaagtag